From the Helicobacter pylori genome, one window contains:
- a CDS encoding RecB-like helicase produces the protein MDTKRQCMALKASAGSGKTFALSVRFLALLFKGANPSEILTLTFTKKATAEMKERILDYLKILQKENLESEKEKSQNILKELEEKYHLDPSLVRNSAQKIYQRFLNAEIRISTIDAFFQSILRKFCWFVGLSANFEVNEDTEAYQTCLNEGFLSALNSEQLEELSAFIVQCLSYESYTSDSILERLRFLKNKLYLFDPNKKEPAFDEKGFLEKLRSLNNQIQSIETASNEAKKAIKCDSFRGFLNSSLTWLEKKSEYRYFKKLKSEIPTLERECEEIENDLKRYYEAKETAIFKKFPKFIQLYDKATSKIQALDFDAIKDKVHVLLNGYEEMPAEFFYFRLDSKIAHILVDEFQDTSLNDYKILAPFIDEIKAGIGQAKWHRSVFFVGDVKQSIYAFRGSFSSLFESVSKDFYHDNLEFNHRSAPLIINYVNTTFKKAYQNSPTAYLEQKYPKTSQNKHATDGYVKVSLVADEKELLLEQILQEAKNLLDHRIDPKDITILCATNKDALEIKNYLQERLSVICPSTESSARLSQLVESKIIKNALEYALAEEPYKPFYKHSVLKLAGYLHDDAIALPGFNPKKESVASFVWKIMEQFKLYEEPAQSCLELAIGCEDANEFLEKLEAKEIASFNPKGAQIMTIHGSKGMQFPYVIVCERLGNPNSSHANQLLEEYNGAELARLYYRMKNREVVDKDYARALDKEEAAKDHEETNVYYVAFTRAELGLIVVAKDKKESKKESKNKTMREQLDLTPLEEGEIMPVVSPQKEPLITSVVIKPHAYGEQVQEIEEEPDSDYEKNNDQEAINFGIALHKGLEYQYAYNIPKQSVLEYLNYHHGFYGLDHQALEESLELFENDTEIQALFKNYTLRGEAAFLFQGVVSRIDVLLWDRGQNLYVLDYKSSQNYQQSHKAQVSHYAEFLKTQAPHFKIQAGIIYAHKRLLEKLWV, from the coding sequence ATGGATACAAAAAGACAATGCATGGCTTTAAAGGCTTCAGCAGGGAGCGGGAAGACTTTCGCTTTGAGCGTGCGGTTTTTGGCCCTATTGTTTAAGGGGGCTAATCCTAGCGAGATTTTAACGCTCACTTTCACTAAAAAAGCCACCGCCGAAATGAAAGAGCGCATTTTAGACTATTTAAAAATTTTGCAAAAAGAAAACCTTGAGAGCGAAAAAGAAAAATCCCAAAATATCCTGAAAGAATTAGAAGAAAAATACCATTTAGACCCTAGCTTGGTGCGAAATAGCGCTCAAAAAATCTACCAACGCTTTTTAAACGCTGAAATTAGGATCAGCACCATTGATGCGTTTTTCCAAAGCATTTTAAGGAAATTTTGCTGGTTTGTGGGGTTGAGCGCGAATTTTGAAGTCAATGAAGACACAGAAGCGTATCAAACATGCCTTAATGAGGGTTTTTTGAGCGCTTTAAACAGCGAACAGCTTGAAGAATTGAGCGCTTTTATCGTCCAATGCTTAAGTTATGAGAGTTACACAAGCGATTCTATTTTAGAGCGGCTGCGTTTTTTAAAAAACAAGCTCTATTTATTTGATCCTAATAAGAAAGAGCCCGCATTTGATGAAAAGGGTTTTTTAGAAAAACTAAGGAGCTTAAACAACCAAATTCAAAGCATAGAAACAGCATCAAATGAGGCTAAAAAAGCCATTAAATGCGATAGTTTTAGGGGATTTTTAAACAGCTCTTTAACCTGGCTTGAAAAAAAGAGCGAATATCGCTATTTCAAAAAACTCAAAAGTGAAATCCCCACTTTAGAGAGGGAGTGCGAAGAGATTGAAAACGATTTAAAACGCTATTATGAAGCCAAAGAAACCGCAATATTTAAAAAATTCCCTAAATTCATCCAGCTTTATGATAAAGCCACTTCTAAAATCCAAGCCCTAGATTTTGATGCGATTAAAGATAAGGTTCATGTCTTATTGAATGGTTATGAAGAAATGCCGGCGGAGTTTTTTTATTTCAGGTTGGACAGCAAGATCGCGCACATTTTGGTTGATGAATTTCAAGACACGAGCTTGAACGATTATAAGATTTTAGCCCCTTTTATTGATGAGATTAAAGCCGGGATAGGGCAAGCGAAATGGCACAGGAGCGTGTTTTTTGTGGGCGATGTCAAGCAGAGCATTTATGCCTTTAGGGGGAGTTTTAGCTCCTTATTTGAAAGCGTTTCTAAGGATTTTTACCACGATAATTTGGAATTCAACCACCGCAGTGCGCCTTTAATCATTAATTACGTGAACACCACTTTTAAAAAAGCTTATCAAAATTCCCCCACCGCTTATTTGGAGCAAAAATACCCTAAAACTTCTCAAAATAAACATGCTACAGACGGCTATGTTAAAGTTTCTTTAGTGGCTGATGAAAAAGAATTGTTATTAGAACAAATCTTACAAGAAGCTAAAAACCTTTTAGATCATCGTATTGATCCTAAAGACATTACCATTTTATGCGCCACCAATAAGGACGCTTTAGAAATCAAAAATTATTTGCAAGAGCGTTTGAGCGTAATTTGCCCAAGCACGGAATCTAGCGCGAGATTGTCTCAATTGGTAGAATCTAAGATCATTAAGAACGCTTTAGAATACGCTTTAGCAGAAGAACCTTACAAGCCCTTTTATAAGCACAGCGTTTTAAAACTCGCCGGATACTTGCATGATGATGCGATCGCTTTACCTGGTTTTAACCCTAAAAAAGAGAGCGTGGCAAGCTTTGTGTGGAAAATTATGGAGCAGTTTAAACTTTATGAAGAGCCTGCGCAAAGCTGTTTGGAATTGGCCATTGGGTGCGAAGACGCCAATGAATTTTTAGAAAAATTAGAGGCTAAAGAGATCGCTTCTTTCAATCCAAAAGGCGCGCAGATCATGACCATTCATGGATCTAAAGGCATGCAATTCCCTTATGTGATCGTGTGCGAACGCTTGGGCAATCCTAATTCAAGCCATGCCAATCAACTCCTTGAAGAATATAACGGCGCAGAGCTTGCACGCCTTTATTACAGGATGAAAAATCGTGAGGTGGTGGATAAAGATTACGCTAGGGCTTTAGACAAAGAAGAAGCGGCCAAAGATCACGAAGAAACCAATGTGTATTATGTCGCATTCACTAGGGCTGAGTTAGGGCTGATTGTCGTGGCCAAAGACAAAAAAGAAAGCAAAAAAGAAAGCAAAAACAAAACAATGCGCGAACAATTGGATCTTACGCCTTTAGAAGAGGGAGAAATTATGCCGGTTGTTTCTCCTCAAAAAGAGCCTTTAATTACAAGCGTTGTCATCAAGCCCCATGCCTATGGCGAGCAAGTCCAAGAGATAGAAGAAGAGCCAGATAGCGATTATGAAAAGAATAACGACCAAGAAGCGATTAATTTCGGTATCGCTTTGCACAAGGGATTAGAATACCAATACGCTTACAACATTCCTAAACAAAGCGTTTTAGAATATTTAAACTACCATCATGGTTTTTATGGTTTGGATCACCAAGCGTTAGAAGAGAGTTTAGAGCTTTTTGAAAACGATACAGAGATACAAGCTCTTTTTAAAAATTATACCTTAAGGGGTGAAGCGGCTTTTTTATTCCAAGGGGTTGTGTCTAGGATAGATGTTTTGTTGTGGGATAGGGGGCAAAATTTGTATGTTTTAGATTACAAAAGCTCTCAAAATTACCAGCAAAGCCATAAAGCGCAAGTGTCTCATTACGCTGAGTTTTTGAAAACTCAAGCCCCCCATTTTAAGATACAAGCGGGCATCATTTACGCTCATAAAAGACTGCTTGAAAAATTATGGGTTTGA
- a CDS encoding DNA methyltransferase, translating to MNINKVFYHSSANMNEVPDNSVDLIITSPPYFNIKDYTKNGTQDLQHSAQHVEDLGALEKYEDYLLGLLKVWLECYRALKPNGKLCINAPLMPMLKKVLNTHYNRHIFDLHADIQRSILHDLNNTLENKPKMFLLDVYIWKRANPTKRLMFGSYPYPRNFYAQNTIEFIGVFVKDGKPKQPTEEQKEQSQLTQEEWVEFTKQIWEIPIPNKNDIAFGKHAALSNLLYEHRSRIIPLYQRINNSYSKDKTIKICGNNLKLLYKDHQVCVNIDGKEMKLKYSENEDDFRKYIIGGWFEEYIYFELLDLLDKQVIYDLRLNMRLSVESMTDTQRNERPIYAELDMAFSDGKNLYIIECKSGGLKDKGVLANLSTNAQIFGGANAKCILISSDDHLGQNIQEKIKILNIKFIFKDFKENIENYVNDSRH from the coding sequence TTGAATATCAATAAAGTGTTTTATCATAGCAGCGCCAACATGAATGAAGTGCCAGATAATAGCGTGGATTTGATCATCACAAGCCCGCCTTATTTCAACATCAAAGATTACACGAAAAATGGCACACAAGACTTACAGCATTCAGCCCAACATGTTGAAGATTTGGGGGCGTTAGAAAAATATGAAGATTATCTTTTAGGTCTTTTAAAAGTTTGGCTTGAGTGCTACAGAGCGCTAAAACCCAATGGTAAGCTATGCATTAATGCGCCTTTAATGCCCATGCTTAAAAAGGTTTTAAACACGCACTATAACCGCCATATCTTTGATTTGCATGCTGATATTCAGCGCTCCATTTTGCATGATTTAAACAACACGCTAGAAAACAAGCCTAAAATGTTCTTGCTGGATGTCTATATTTGGAAACGCGCCAATCCTACTAAAAGATTGATGTTTGGGAGCTACCCTTATCCTAGAAATTTTTATGCGCAAAATACTATAGAATTTATCGGCGTGTTTGTCAAAGACGGCAAACCCAAACAACCCACAGAAGAGCAAAAAGAACAAAGCCAATTGACTCAAGAGGAATGGGTGGAATTTACCAAACAAATTTGGGAAATCCCAATCCCTAATAAAAACGATATTGCTTTTGGTAAGCATGCGGCTTTAAGCAATCTATTGTATGAGCATCGTTCAAGAATTATTCCACTCTATCAAAGAATTAATAATAGTTATTCTAAAGACAAAACGATAAAAATCTGCGGCAATAACCTTAAATTGCTTTACAAAGACCATCAAGTTTGCGTGAATATAGACGGAAAGGAAATGAAGCTTAAATATTCAGAAAATGAAGATGATTTTAGAAAATACATTATAGGGGGTTGGTTTGAAGAATATATTTATTTTGAATTACTAGATTTGCTAGATAAACAAGTGATTTATGATCTACGCTTGAATATGCGTTTGAGCGTTGAAAGCATGACTGATACTCAAAGAAATGAGCGTCCTATTTACGCTGAGCTTGACATGGCTTTTAGCGATGGTAAAAATCTCTATATTATAGAGTGCAAGAGTGGGGGATTAAAAGATAAAGGGGTTTTAGCCAATTTATCTACTAACGCTCAAATTTTTGGTGGAGCTAATGCGAAATGCATTTTAATATCAAGCGATGATCATTTGGGACAAAACATTCAAGAAAAAATTAAAATTTTGAACATTAAATTTATTTTCAAAGATTTTAAAGAAAATATTGAGAATTATGTAAATGACTCTAGGCATTGA
- the nhaA gene encoding sodium/proton antiporter NhaA — MNLKKTENALSLTLKNFIKSESFGGIFLFLNAVLAMVVANSFLKESYFALWHTPFGFQVGDFFIGFSLHNWIDDVLMALFFLMIGLEIKRELLFGELSSFKKASFPVIAAIGGMIAPGLIYFFLNANTPSQHGFGIPMATDIAFALGVIMLLGKRVPTALKVFLITLAVADDLGAIVVIALFYTTNLKFAWLLGALGVVLVLAVLNRLNVRSLIPYLLLGVLLWFCVHQSGIHATIAAVVLAFIIPVKIPKDSKNVELLELGKRYAETSSGALLTKEQQEILHSIEEKASALQSPLERLEHFLAPISGYFIMPLFAFANAGVSVDSSINLEVDKVLLGVILGLCLGKPLGIFLITFISEKLKITARPKGISWWHILGAGLLAGIGFTMSMFISNLAFTIEHEDAMEVAKIAILLGSLISGIIGALYLFALDKRAALKK; from the coding sequence ATGAATCTCAAAAAAACAGAAAACGCGCTCAGTTTGACGCTTAAGAACTTCATTAAAAGCGAGTCTTTTGGGGGGATTTTCCTCTTTTTGAACGCCGTTTTAGCGATGGTGGTGGCTAATTCGTTTTTAAAAGAAAGTTATTTTGCGCTATGGCACACCCCTTTTGGGTTTCAAGTAGGGGATTTTTTTATCGGCTTTAGTTTGCATAACTGGATTGATGATGTCTTAATGGCGTTATTCTTTTTAATGATAGGCTTAGAGATCAAGCGAGAATTGTTGTTTGGGGAATTATCCAGTTTCAAAAAAGCTTCTTTCCCTGTGATCGCAGCCATAGGGGGCATGATAGCTCCAGGATTGATTTATTTTTTTCTTAACGCCAACACGCCTTCTCAGCATGGTTTTGGGATCCCTATGGCGACGGATATTGCGTTCGCTTTAGGCGTGATCATGCTTTTAGGCAAGAGGGTGCCAACCGCCTTAAAGGTTTTTTTAATCACTCTAGCGGTGGCTGATGACTTGGGGGCTATTGTGGTGATCGCACTCTTTTATACCACGAATTTAAAATTCGCATGGCTTTTAGGGGCTTTAGGGGTGGTTCTTGTTTTAGCCGTATTGAACCGCCTGAATGTCCGATCGCTCATCCCTTACTTGCTTTTAGGGGTGTTGCTTTGGTTTTGCGTGCATCAAAGCGGTATCCATGCGACGATCGCTGCGGTGGTTCTAGCTTTTATAATACCGGTGAAAATCCCTAAAGATTCTAAAAATGTAGAGCTTTTGGAATTAGGCAAACGATACGCAGAGACGAGTTCAGGAGCGCTTTTAACCAAAGAGCAGCAAGAAATCTTGCATTCCATTGAAGAAAAAGCGAGCGCTTTACAAAGCCCCTTAGAAAGATTGGAGCATTTTTTAGCCCCCATTAGCGGGTATTTCATCATGCCCTTATTCGCGTTTGCAAACGCTGGGGTGAGCGTTGATTCTAGCATCAATTTAGAAGTGGATAAGGTGCTTTTAGGGGTTATTTTAGGGCTTTGTTTGGGCAAGCCTTTAGGGATTTTCCTAATCACTTTCATAAGCGAAAAGCTTAAAATCACCGCGCGCCCTAAAGGCATCAGCTGGTGGCATATTTTAGGGGCTGGGCTTTTAGCAGGGATTGGCTTTACCATGTCTATGTTTATTTCTAATCTGGCTTTTACGATCGAGCATGAGGACGCTATGGAAGTGGCAAAAATTGCGATTTTACTCGGATCTTTGATTTCTGGGATCATAGGGGCTTTATATTTATTCGCACTAGATAAAAGAGCGGCTTTAAAGAAATAG
- the tsf gene encoding translation elongation factor Ts codes for MSGISAQLVKKLRDLTDAGMMDCKKALVEVAGDLQKAIDFLREKGLSKAAKKADRIAAEGVVALEVAPDFKSAMMVEINSETDFVAKNEGFKELVKKTLETIKAHNIHTTEELLKSPLDNKPFEEYLHSQIAVIGENILVRKIAHLKAPSSHIVNGYAHSNARVGVLIAIEYNNEKNAPKVVELARNIAMHAAAMKPQVLDCKDFSLDFVKKETLALIAEIEKDNEEAKRLGKPLKNIPTFGSRIELSDEVLAHQKKAFEDELKEQGKPEKIWDKIVPGKMERFIADNTLIDQRLTLLGQFYVMDDKKTIAQVIADCSKEWNDDLKITEYVRFELGEGIEKKTENFAEEVALQMK; via the coding sequence ATGTCAGGAATTAGCGCTCAATTAGTCAAAAAATTAAGGGATTTAACCGATGCGGGCATGATGGATTGCAAAAAAGCCCTTGTGGAAGTGGCTGGGGATTTGCAAAAGGCCATTGATTTCTTGCGCGAAAAAGGCTTGAGTAAAGCCGCTAAAAAAGCCGATAGGATCGCTGCTGAGGGCGTGGTCGCTTTAGAAGTAGCGCCTGATTTTAAAAGCGCAATGATGGTAGAAATCAATAGCGAAACGGATTTTGTGGCTAAAAATGAGGGCTTTAAGGAATTGGTTAAAAAAACTTTAGAAACGATCAAAGCCCACAACATTCATACCACAGAAGAACTGCTTAAAAGCCCGTTAGACAACAAGCCTTTTGAAGAATATTTGCACTCTCAAATCGCTGTGATCGGTGAAAACATTTTAGTGAGGAAAATCGCTCATTTAAAAGCCCCTAGCTCTCATATTGTCAATGGTTATGCGCATTCTAACGCCAGAGTGGGCGTGTTAATCGCCATAGAATACAATAATGAGAAAAACGCTCCAAAAGTGGTTGAACTGGCTCGAAACATCGCTATGCATGCCGCAGCGATGAAACCTCAAGTGCTAGATTGCAAAGACTTTAGCCTTGATTTTGTCAAAAAAGAAACCTTAGCCTTGATCGCTGAAATTGAAAAAGACAACGAAGAGGCTAAACGCTTGGGCAAACCTTTGAAAAACATCCCCACTTTTGGGAGCCGCATTGAATTGAGCGATGAAGTTTTAGCCCATCAAAAAAAGGCTTTTGAAGACGAATTGAAAGAGCAGGGTAAGCCTGAAAAAATCTGGGATAAAATCGTTCCAGGAAAAATGGAAAGATTCATCGCTGATAACACCCTTATTGATCAACGCCTAACCCTTTTAGGGCAATTCTATGTCATGGACGATAAAAAAACTATCGCTCAAGTCATCGCTGATTGTTCCAAAGAATGGAATGATGATTTAAAAATCACTGAGTATGTGCGTTTTGAATTGGGCGAAGGCATTGAGAAAAAAACAGAGAATTTCGCTGAAGAAGTGGCTTTGCAAATGAAGTGA
- the rpsB gene encoding 30S ribosomal protein S2, translating into MVTMKDLLECGVHFGHQTRRWNPKTKKFIFGVRKNIHIIDLQKTLRYFRYTYNIVRDASAQGKSIMFVGTKKQANETLKEFAESIQVPYVNYRWLGGMLTNFSTIRKSVRKLEIIEEMENSGQIDLLTKKEKLMILRKKEKLDKYLGGVRHMKKIPDMIFVIDVAKEKIAVAEARKLHIPIVAPLDTNCDPDLVDYPIPGNDDAIRSIRLFCKEMSEAILEGRELMQEEIVHADENSEEIEFVSNEEKEEMLAEIQKEITQGVE; encoded by the coding sequence ATGGTAACCATGAAAGATTTATTAGAATGCGGTGTGCATTTTGGACACCAAACAAGGCGTTGGAATCCTAAAACCAAAAAATTCATTTTTGGCGTTAGGAAAAATATCCATATTATTGATTTGCAAAAAACCTTGCGCTATTTTAGATACACTTATAATATCGTGCGCGATGCGAGTGCTCAAGGCAAGAGCATCATGTTTGTAGGCACTAAGAAACAAGCCAATGAGACTTTGAAAGAATTTGCTGAAAGCATTCAAGTCCCTTATGTCAATTACCGCTGGCTTGGTGGCATGCTGACTAATTTTAGCACCATTAGAAAGTCGGTTAGGAAATTAGAAATCATTGAAGAAATGGAAAATAGCGGTCAAATTGATCTATTGACTAAAAAAGAAAAGCTCATGATTTTAAGGAAAAAAGAAAAGCTGGATAAGTATCTTGGTGGGGTGCGCCACATGAAAAAAATCCCTGATATGATTTTTGTGATTGATGTGGCTAAAGAAAAAATCGCTGTCGCTGAAGCGAGGAAACTCCATATCCCTATCGTGGCTCCCTTAGACACCAACTGCGACCCTGATTTAGTGGATTACCCCATTCCTGGAAATGACGATGCGATCCGCTCTATTAGGCTATTTTGTAAAGAAATGAGCGAAGCGATTTTAGAGGGGCGAGAACTCATGCAAGAAGAAATCGTCCATGCGGATGAAAATAGTGAAGAGATAGAGTTCGTGAGCAATGAAGAAAAAGAAGAAATGCTCGCTGAAATCCAAAAAGAAATCACTCAAGGAGTCGAATAA
- the yajC gene encoding preprotein translocase subunit YajC — translation MGQTKEIITTLLPFLVLFLIFYFLIVRPQRQQQKKHKEMIEGLTKGDKIVTQGGLIVEVLKAEANFFSVKLNDDTTAKLSKNYVAFKLDEETTPNNN, via the coding sequence ATGGGACAAACTAAAGAAATTATAACGACGCTTTTACCCTTTTTGGTGTTGTTTCTTATTTTTTATTTTTTAATTGTTCGCCCGCAACGCCAACAGCAAAAAAAGCATAAAGAAATGATAGAGGGTTTGACTAAGGGCGATAAAATTGTCACTCAAGGAGGGCTCATCGTTGAGGTGCTTAAAGCGGAAGCGAATTTTTTTAGCGTGAAACTCAATGATGACACCACCGCTAAACTTTCTAAAAACTATGTAGCGTTCAAATTAGACGAAGAAACAACACCCAACAACAACTAA